The following are encoded together in the Pseudidiomarina andamanensis genome:
- a CDS encoding Dyp-type peroxidase, with translation MNNAQTGIYAEPNLHGITLLLNVMTDDADYMRRKLARVPKLIDDLDLRFSESMLNGFIAVGSDYWDVLYPDVRPLQLASFPDLSDGDRHTPRESADLLLCIRSDRFDVNFQAARTLMEWLGHDVELVEQSNTFRFMDGRDLLGFIDAPDNPRGMRRREVAVVSDDAIFKGGSYVFTQKFRYDLRRWEQLSTEIQEHVMGRKKVTGERISEAVLSMVTHTQKARLLDVNEQPLELLRQNMPWGDLREQGQLAMYFSGKPQHVVQWLKNRYIADEQGDYDPLLDYIEATANAAYFAPSIEFLKNR, from the coding sequence ATGAACAACGCGCAAACGGGCATTTACGCAGAACCCAATTTACACGGCATCACGCTCTTGTTGAATGTGATGACTGACGATGCCGACTATATGCGCCGCAAACTAGCGCGAGTTCCTAAGTTGATTGACGATCTTGATCTTCGCTTCTCTGAATCAATGCTGAATGGTTTTATTGCCGTGGGCAGCGATTACTGGGATGTGCTGTATCCCGATGTGCGACCGTTGCAATTAGCAAGTTTTCCAGATTTGAGCGACGGTGATCGACACACACCGCGTGAATCGGCTGACTTACTATTGTGTATTCGCTCCGATCGCTTTGATGTGAATTTTCAAGCTGCGCGTACATTAATGGAATGGCTCGGTCACGATGTTGAGCTGGTAGAGCAGAGCAATACCTTCCGCTTTATGGATGGCCGCGATCTACTCGGTTTTATCGATGCGCCTGACAACCCTCGTGGCATGCGTCGTCGCGAGGTTGCCGTTGTTTCTGACGATGCCATTTTCAAAGGTGGTAGCTATGTGTTTACCCAAAAATTCCGTTATGACTTAAGGCGCTGGGAGCAGTTAAGCACCGAAATTCAAGAGCATGTGATGGGGCGGAAGAAAGTAACCGGTGAGCGTATCAGTGAAGCGGTACTTAGCATGGTCACGCATACTCAAAAAGCCCGTTTATTAGATGTTAATGAGCAGCCACTCGAATTATTGCGTCAGAATATGCCGTGGGGCGATCTTCGTGAACAAGGGCAGTTGGCGATGTATTTTTCAGGTAAGCCGCAACATGTGGTGCAGTGGCTCAAGAATCGCTACATTGCAGATGAGCAGGGCGATTATGATCCGTTGTTAGATTACATTGAGGCAACGGCAAACGCGGCCTATTTCGCCCCCTCAATTGAGTTCCTGAAAAATCGTTAA
- the argR gene encoding transcriptional regulator ArgR yields MPTKKTEDMIEAFKALLKEERYGSQGDIVDALKEQGFANISQSKVSRLLSKYGAVRTRNARQEMVYCLPAELGIPSTRAPLTQLVLDIQHNDVMVIIRTTPGAAQLIARLLDSVGKKEGVLGTIAGDDTIFIAPLKVSEIDFTLQNVKKLFEQQQER; encoded by the coding sequence ATGCCAACAAAAAAAACCGAAGACATGATTGAGGCCTTCAAAGCGCTATTGAAAGAAGAGCGTTACGGCTCTCAAGGTGACATTGTCGATGCCTTAAAAGAACAGGGTTTTGCGAACATTAGCCAATCAAAAGTATCGCGCCTATTAAGTAAATACGGTGCGGTTCGTACGCGTAATGCCCGCCAAGAAATGGTCTATTGTTTGCCTGCTGAACTTGGTATTCCAAGCACCCGCGCTCCATTGACCCAGCTTGTTCTGGATATACAGCACAATGATGTGATGGTGATTATTCGCACCACGCCAGGAGCGGCGCAGCTTATTGCGCGTTTACTCGATTCAGTCGGCAAAAAAGAAGGTGTTCTGGGAACGATTGCTGGTGATGACACAATTTTTATTGCGCCGTTGAAGGTTTCAGAAATCGATTTTACGCTTCAGAACGTCAAAAAACTTTTTGAGCAACAGCAAGAGCGTTGA
- a CDS encoding S41 family peptidase: MSATKWITLMLSWLLASCSSSALPPPLQLSDGVYWSTHYQSYLVVDDDIVTRYQWTPSQCWSADAGLLPRVFSSAQNPGQHTWIGAGERTLVLQRLSDGLPVIFTREPFLPRHCTKPPENTAVNVVISVSEILAQFHHGISQAALIRWRSEAELLDKAVEMPVLDKKLALFQIVSEVLEDSSDEHAFILANDIQRYHRVSDFAVGESQRKQSRQNLLNQLRQSRLTQGCNEALWWGLLTTGEYYLGVQRLHLYGTDASYSEAGQRCLQRSLRAVEEELKRVIQTRGEKPKLLIDLRFNEGGSLLLASQLANSLVSREEPLTTIRQQAVYEQRSPNLEALHQQGTVLVTEVTASAAEHLAQALRLRGFLLRGQNTRGAFAPTTVKSLPNGWVVGLSMYAPKEMLDGRGTVLPEGVGLTPDETLSPEILFPAK; encoded by the coding sequence TTGAGCGCAACCAAATGGATCACGTTAATGCTGAGTTGGCTACTTGCGTCTTGTAGCTCCTCAGCGCTACCACCACCTCTACAACTCAGTGATGGCGTTTATTGGTCAACCCACTACCAGAGCTATTTGGTTGTTGATGATGACATTGTCACGCGTTATCAATGGACGCCAAGTCAGTGCTGGTCAGCTGATGCAGGCTTACTTCCACGGGTGTTTTCAAGCGCTCAAAATCCTGGTCAGCATACTTGGATTGGTGCTGGCGAACGTACATTAGTTCTTCAACGATTATCAGATGGCCTACCGGTTATTTTTACTCGGGAACCTTTTCTGCCGCGCCATTGTACGAAGCCTCCTGAAAATACCGCTGTAAATGTTGTCATATCTGTTAGCGAAATACTTGCTCAGTTTCATCATGGTATCTCGCAAGCAGCACTAATACGTTGGCGTTCTGAAGCCGAGCTACTTGATAAGGCGGTTGAGATGCCAGTGCTCGATAAGAAACTGGCGCTGTTTCAAATTGTAAGTGAAGTATTGGAGGATAGCAGCGACGAGCATGCTTTTATTCTGGCAAATGATATTCAGCGATACCACCGCGTCAGCGATTTTGCGGTAGGTGAATCGCAGCGTAAACAATCTCGTCAAAACCTGCTGAATCAACTACGACAAAGCCGGCTGACTCAGGGGTGTAACGAGGCATTGTGGTGGGGTCTGTTGACCACCGGTGAGTATTATCTCGGAGTCCAACGGTTGCATTTATATGGCACCGATGCCTCTTACAGCGAAGCGGGACAACGCTGTTTGCAACGCTCGTTGAGAGCTGTTGAGGAAGAATTAAAGCGAGTGATTCAAACTCGAGGTGAGAAACCTAAACTGCTTATTGATCTGCGCTTTAATGAGGGCGGTAGTTTGTTGTTAGCAAGTCAGTTGGCCAATAGTCTTGTGAGTCGAGAAGAGCCTTTGACAACCATTCGGCAGCAAGCAGTTTATGAGCAACGGTCGCCGAATTTAGAGGCGCTTCATCAGCAAGGTACGGTACTGGTGACAGAAGTGACGGCAAGCGCAGCTGAGCATCTCGCTCAAGCATTGCGGTTGCGTGGATTTTTATTGCGCGGCCAAAACACCCGTGGCGCATTCGCACCGACCACAGTGAAGAGTTTACCGAATGGCTGGGTGGTAGGGCTGTCGATGTATGCGCCCAAAGAGATGCTCGATGGGCGCGGTACAGTGTTACCGGAAGGCGTCGGGTTAACCCCCGACGAAACACTTTCCCCCGAAATCTTATTTCCGGCGAAGTAG
- a CDS encoding penicillin-binding protein activator LpoB, whose product MKYLVMTAALASTMVLAGCSSTTIDNSAGRATVYEDARSPGKVQGVGVESQDIMAVTDQMMRDMLSNPQLVSREVAPRIIIDSQYFTNESSSRINKNMLTDRLRINLNRASNGRLVFVGREYADMVEKERELKRMGVVDGGTIRTTQATAGADYRLVGRIMSLDAMDTRSQERSRYHQITFELVDLELGTYVWSGMYEFQKTAQDDVIYR is encoded by the coding sequence ATGAAATATCTTGTCATGACAGCGGCGTTAGCAAGCACAATGGTGCTTGCCGGCTGCTCTAGCACTACTATTGATAATAGCGCTGGCCGCGCAACCGTTTATGAAGATGCACGCTCACCTGGCAAAGTTCAGGGCGTTGGCGTTGAATCGCAGGACATCATGGCTGTTACCGACCAAATGATGCGCGATATGTTGAGTAATCCTCAGCTTGTCAGTCGCGAAGTTGCACCTCGAATCATTATTGATAGCCAGTACTTCACCAACGAAAGTTCATCTCGCATCAACAAAAACATGCTCACCGATCGTTTACGTATCAATTTAAACCGTGCCTCAAATGGCCGTTTAGTTTTCGTCGGTCGTGAATATGCCGACATGGTAGAAAAAGAGCGTGAACTGAAACGCATGGGCGTTGTTGACGGTGGCACGATTCGTACCACCCAAGCAACAGCTGGCGCTGATTATCGTTTAGTGGGTCGCATCATGTCACTTGATGCCATGGACACACGTAGCCAAGAACGTTCTCGGTATCATCAAATCACCTTTGAATTAGTTGACCTTGAACTCGGAACCTATGTCTGGAGTGGCATGTATGAATTCCAAAAAACTGCACAAGACGACGTTATCTATCGCTAG
- a CDS encoding tetratricopeptide repeat protein, producing MNSKKLHKTTLSIASAALVLALAGCTSTGPTQYQPLALNAQEQDAVTDKPAYLQPLYRKLFEEGKRNEVLNRMEIGTAAFYRGDLDLARENFDAALETIETVYADNEAATQARSLWHEEGRKDFKGEPYERAMAYYYRGVIYLIDGEYDNARASFVSGLMQDAFAEEEQNRSDFAVMMLLAGWSAQKMGSPVLAEEAYDELRALRPDFPIPSADDNVLILAETGFSPRKLADGMGHYELVFRPGKNFKEKHVVLNTGAEQFELAPVESVYWQATSRGGRPVDAIIEGKAAFANTTADLGRDLAQLGVTARVFSPALGGSSGQVGNTLALIGVASMALSANVKPRADIRYWSRLPDAVHTSTMRANVADVSQWQASYTDIDGNPVSLKSGVFRHYQDSQGNHVIWHSSRAR from the coding sequence ATGAATTCCAAAAAACTGCACAAGACGACGTTATCTATCGCTAGTGCAGCGTTGGTATTGGCGTTGGCAGGGTGTACCAGCACCGGCCCGACGCAATACCAGCCATTAGCACTGAATGCGCAAGAACAAGACGCGGTTACGGATAAGCCGGCTTATTTACAGCCGCTTTATCGAAAACTGTTTGAAGAAGGGAAGCGCAACGAAGTTTTAAACCGAATGGAGATTGGTACAGCTGCGTTTTATCGAGGTGACCTTGATTTAGCGCGTGAAAACTTTGATGCGGCGTTGGAAACCATTGAAACAGTGTATGCAGATAACGAAGCGGCAACGCAAGCTCGTAGTCTGTGGCACGAAGAGGGCCGTAAAGACTTTAAAGGTGAGCCTTACGAACGTGCTATGGCGTATTACTATCGCGGTGTGATTTATCTCATTGATGGTGAATACGATAACGCCCGTGCCAGTTTTGTCAGTGGTTTAATGCAAGATGCGTTTGCTGAAGAAGAGCAAAACCGGAGTGACTTTGCGGTAATGATGTTATTAGCGGGCTGGTCGGCTCAGAAAATGGGTAGCCCAGTATTGGCTGAAGAAGCTTATGATGAGCTTCGCGCATTACGTCCTGATTTCCCTATCCCATCTGCTGATGACAATGTGCTGATCTTAGCTGAAACCGGCTTCTCACCGCGGAAGTTAGCCGATGGCATGGGGCATTACGAATTGGTTTTCCGCCCAGGTAAAAACTTCAAAGAAAAGCATGTTGTATTGAATACCGGTGCAGAGCAATTTGAACTCGCACCTGTTGAAAGCGTTTATTGGCAAGCGACGTCACGTGGTGGTCGTCCTGTTGATGCCATTATTGAAGGAAAGGCTGCATTTGCGAATACCACCGCCGATTTAGGTCGTGATTTAGCCCAACTTGGCGTAACTGCGCGAGTATTTTCGCCAGCACTTGGTGGTAGTAGTGGTCAAGTGGGTAATACATTAGCACTGATTGGTGTGGCCAGCATGGCATTATCAGCCAATGTTAAACCGCGAGCAGATATCCGTTATTGGTCGCGCTTGCCTGATGCAGTGCATACCTCAACCATGCGCGCAAACGTTGCAGATGTATCCCAATGGCAAGCGTCTTACACCGATATTGACGGTAATCCGGTTAGCTTGAAATCAGGTGTGTTTCGACATTACCAAGATTCTCAAGGAAACCATGTGATTTGGCATAGTTCACGGGCTCGATAA
- a CDS encoding putative periplasmic lipoprotein, producing the protein MKRTLFIIAAGLTLTLAGCGSTQNGYSGAHPVQRTTTNELNTIVFIDHNLNRTDITKTFMGEKVRDTVKVTLDRSGMSNTATGQLEVWTMIRNRTDYDLQIEGKALFFDANQTPLMDESMWRRVYVPANGTAIYKETSLNDRAEYFLVELREGR; encoded by the coding sequence ATGAAACGTACGTTATTTATTATTGCTGCTGGTTTAACGTTAACACTAGCCGGCTGTGGAAGCACACAGAATGGTTACAGTGGCGCACATCCAGTGCAACGCACAACAACCAATGAGCTCAATACAATTGTATTTATTGATCACAACCTCAATCGTACCGATATCACGAAAACGTTCATGGGCGAAAAAGTCCGTGATACCGTGAAAGTGACACTTGATCGCAGTGGTATGAGTAACACCGCCACCGGCCAGCTTGAGGTTTGGACAATGATCCGTAACCGTACGGATTATGATCTGCAAATTGAAGGCAAGGCGTTGTTTTTTGATGCAAATCAAACACCATTAATGGATGAATCAATGTGGCGTCGCGTCTATGTTCCCGCCAATGGAACAGCGATTTACAAAGAAACATCGTTAAATGATCGCGCAGAGTACTTCTTAGTAGAATTAAGAGAAGGTCGATAA
- a CDS encoding DUF885 domain-containing protein yields MRSEFTAALRRKHLFKTTVLATSLTLLLGGCAATQEAKPDTSTKQVVESADSRYQALADGIYKKLQAQNPWQSEELPDMSAEALKQRADEQSVWLAQLEQVDVNALSRQNQINHRMLTYGLKNDIDGFAYKEHYMPLNAEGGFHSNLGFMVRNASFRSFEDYQNYLQRLRSIPRYMSQQTDWLKAALNEGYTQPKAAMQGFEESIAAYIVQSPQESLFYQPFQTNKPIFVTAEQWQQLQTQAANVIDGLVLPAYQDYFDFMVMEYLPNSRDSVGASELPNGREYYQNRIKHYTTLDLSPEEIHQRGLAEVERIRNEMAVVIEKTGFKGSFEEFTNFLRTDPQFYPKTAEELLKEASYIAKKADGELPKFFKLLPRQPYGVAPVPAEIAPKYTTGRYAGSNRSDRAGFYWVNTYALDRRPLYQLEALTLHEAVPGHHLQGALAREMDNLPDYRRYTYISAFGEGWGLYSEWLGKEMGFYQDPYSDFGRLSYEMWRAARLVVDTGMHAMGWTREEAMDFMASNTALSLHNVKTEIDRYITWPGQALSYKLGEMLIRQLRTEAETALGADFDLREFHHVVLRNGSIPLDILEQEIRNWIDEGVARRSTAK; encoded by the coding sequence ATGCGTTCAGAATTCACTGCTGCGTTACGCAGGAAGCACCTGTTTAAAACCACCGTTTTAGCCACCTCGCTGACTCTATTATTAGGTGGTTGTGCCGCGACCCAAGAAGCAAAACCTGACACCAGTACTAAACAAGTTGTTGAGAGTGCAGACAGCCGCTACCAAGCGCTAGCTGATGGCATTTATAAGAAGCTACAAGCGCAGAACCCCTGGCAGAGTGAAGAGTTACCCGATATGTCGGCTGAAGCCTTAAAGCAGCGCGCTGATGAGCAAAGCGTATGGTTAGCGCAACTTGAGCAGGTTGATGTGAATGCGCTGTCACGACAAAACCAAATTAATCACCGTATGCTAACTTACGGCCTCAAGAATGACATCGATGGCTTTGCTTACAAAGAGCATTACATGCCGCTCAACGCCGAGGGCGGATTTCACAGCAACCTAGGTTTTATGGTACGTAATGCCAGTTTCCGTAGTTTTGAGGATTATCAAAATTACTTACAGCGCTTGCGATCTATTCCGCGTTATATGTCTCAACAAACCGATTGGTTAAAAGCCGCGCTTAACGAAGGCTACACGCAACCCAAAGCGGCCATGCAGGGCTTTGAAGAAAGCATCGCTGCATACATTGTTCAATCGCCACAAGAGAGTTTGTTCTACCAACCGTTTCAGACAAATAAGCCAATATTTGTCACCGCTGAGCAGTGGCAACAGTTACAAACACAGGCAGCCAATGTTATTGATGGGTTAGTGCTTCCTGCTTATCAAGACTATTTCGATTTTATGGTCATGGAATACTTGCCAAACAGTCGCGACAGCGTCGGTGCAAGTGAACTACCGAACGGTCGTGAGTATTATCAAAACCGCATAAAGCATTACACCACGTTAGATTTATCGCCTGAAGAAATTCATCAGCGCGGCCTCGCCGAAGTTGAGCGAATTCGTAATGAAATGGCGGTGGTGATCGAGAAAACAGGTTTTAAAGGTAGCTTCGAAGAATTCACGAATTTCTTGCGTACTGATCCGCAGTTTTATCCGAAGACTGCCGAGGAATTGTTGAAAGAAGCTTCATATATTGCCAAAAAAGCCGACGGTGAATTGCCGAAATTCTTTAAGTTGCTACCACGTCAGCCATACGGTGTGGCGCCGGTGCCTGCGGAAATTGCACCGAAATACACCACAGGTCGCTACGCTGGCAGCAATCGCAGTGACCGCGCTGGTTTTTACTGGGTAAATACCTACGCATTAGACCGTCGTCCGTTGTATCAGTTGGAGGCGCTAACCTTGCACGAGGCTGTGCCGGGGCACCATTTACAAGGGGCATTAGCGCGCGAAATGGATAACTTGCCAGACTACCGCCGCTATACTTATATCTCTGCCTTTGGCGAAGGGTGGGGCTTATATTCGGAGTGGCTTGGTAAAGAAATGGGCTTCTATCAAGACCCATACAGTGACTTTGGTCGTTTGAGTTATGAAATGTGGCGCGCCGCCCGTTTGGTAGTTGATACGGGCATGCACGCTATGGGTTGGACCCGTGAAGAAGCCATGGACTTCATGGCTTCGAATACAGCTCTAAGCCTACATAACGTGAAGACTGAAATTGACCGTTACATCACCTGGCCAGGTCAGGCGCTGTCGTACAAACTTGGCGAAATGCTCATCCGTCAATTGCGCACCGAGGCTGAAACCGCACTCGGCGCCGACTTTGACCTGCGTGAGTTCCATCACGTAGTTCTGCGCAACGGCAGTATCCCGCTCGACATCCTCGAACAAGAAATCCGCAACTGGATTGATGAGGGCGTAGCCCGGCGTTCCACTGCAAAGTAA
- the acnB gene encoding bifunctional aconitate hydratase 2/2-methylisocitrate dehydratase, with translation MLQEYRKHVEERAAEGIPPKPLTAEQVADLVELLKNPPAGEEDFLVELISERVPPGVDEAAYVKAGFLSAIVKGETSSPVISKDAAVSLLGNMHGGYNIVTLVELLDDAELGELAAAELKHTLLMFDAFHDVEEKMKNGNALAKEVIESWADAEWFTSRDEMPEAIKATVFKVTGETNTDDLSPAPDAWSRPDIPLHAKAMYKMPREGVTDAAKQIEELKQKGHPVAFVGDVVGTGSSRKSATNSVLWFIGEDMPGTPNKRAGGICIGGKVAPIFFNTMKDAGALVFEADVEKMNMGDVITIYPYAGKIENEAGDIIAEYDYASRVILDEVRAGGRINLIIGRGLTEKARESLGMGPSDLFLKPEQPADTGKGYTLAQKMVGKACGMEGVRPGTYCEPKMTTVGSQDTTGPMTRDELKDLACLGFTADLTMQSFCHTAAYPKPVDIETQHTLPDFIMNRGGVSLRPGDGIIHSWLNRMLLPDTVGTGGDSHTRFPLGISFPAGSGLVAFAAATGVMPLDMPESVLVRFKGEMQPGITLRDLVHAIPAFAIKEGLLTVEKRGKKNIFSGRILEIEGLDHLTVEQAFELSDASAERSAAGCTINLSEESVAEYLRSNITMLRWMINEGYGDSRTLERRARKMEEWLANPQLMRADADAEYTAVIEIDLADIKEPIVCCPNDPDDAKFLSEVAGDKVDEVFIGSCMTNIGHFRAAGKLLEKNTQELNTRLWIAPPTKMDEAQLREEGYYNIYANNGVRTEMPGCSLCMGNQARVEAGTTVLSTSTRNFPNRLGDGANVYLTSAELAAVGAILGKLPTPAEYMEYAQDINAMAGEVYKYLNFDQMDAFREAEAAAKANIIPTINVA, from the coding sequence GTGCTGCAAGAATATCGTAAGCATGTCGAAGAGCGGGCCGCAGAAGGCATTCCGCCAAAACCACTGACAGCAGAGCAAGTTGCTGATTTAGTAGAATTATTGAAGAACCCACCAGCCGGTGAAGAAGATTTCTTGGTTGAGCTCATTTCTGAGCGCGTTCCTCCTGGCGTTGACGAAGCGGCGTACGTTAAAGCAGGCTTCTTGTCAGCCATCGTCAAAGGCGAAACCAGCAGCCCAGTTATTAGCAAAGATGCCGCGGTATCATTGCTTGGTAACATGCATGGCGGTTACAACATCGTGACATTGGTAGAGCTATTAGATGACGCAGAACTAGGCGAGCTAGCTGCGGCAGAATTAAAGCACACGTTGTTGATGTTTGATGCCTTCCACGACGTGGAAGAGAAAATGAAAAACGGCAATGCGTTGGCGAAAGAAGTCATTGAATCATGGGCTGATGCCGAGTGGTTCACAAGCCGTGACGAAATGCCTGAAGCCATTAAAGCGACCGTATTTAAAGTAACAGGCGAAACCAACACGGACGATTTGTCACCAGCACCAGATGCATGGTCGCGTCCAGATATTCCTTTGCACGCCAAAGCCATGTACAAAATGCCTCGCGAAGGCGTGACTGATGCGGCGAAGCAAATTGAAGAGCTGAAGCAAAAAGGTCACCCAGTAGCGTTCGTCGGTGACGTTGTTGGTACCGGTTCATCACGTAAGTCAGCGACGAACTCAGTACTTTGGTTCATCGGCGAAGACATGCCAGGCACGCCAAACAAGCGCGCTGGCGGTATTTGTATTGGTGGCAAAGTTGCACCAATCTTCTTCAACACCATGAAAGACGCAGGCGCGTTGGTGTTTGAAGCTGACGTTGAAAAAATGAACATGGGTGATGTGATCACCATTTACCCATATGCCGGCAAAATTGAAAATGAAGCGGGCGACATTATCGCTGAGTACGACTACGCATCACGCGTGATTCTTGATGAAGTTCGTGCTGGCGGTCGTATTAACCTGATCATCGGTCGTGGTTTGACTGAAAAAGCGCGCGAATCTTTAGGAATGGGTCCATCTGATCTGTTCTTGAAGCCCGAGCAACCAGCAGATACTGGCAAAGGTTATACCTTAGCGCAGAAGATGGTTGGTAAAGCTTGTGGTATGGAAGGCGTGCGTCCTGGTACTTATTGCGAACCGAAAATGACGACTGTTGGTTCACAAGATACCACCGGACCAATGACCCGTGACGAGTTGAAAGACTTAGCATGTTTAGGCTTTACCGCTGATTTGACCATGCAGTCATTCTGTCACACGGCAGCTTATCCGAAGCCAGTGGATATTGAAACTCAGCATACGTTGCCTGACTTCATTATGAACCGTGGTGGTGTTAGCTTGCGTCCAGGCGACGGTATCATCCACAGCTGGTTGAACCGTATGTTGTTACCAGACACCGTTGGTACTGGTGGTGACTCACACACCCGTTTCCCATTGGGTATTTCATTCCCAGCGGGTTCAGGCTTAGTCGCTTTCGCAGCAGCCACTGGTGTGATGCCGCTGGATATGCCTGAATCAGTTTTGGTGCGCTTCAAAGGCGAAATGCAGCCAGGTATTACATTACGTGACTTAGTACACGCCATTCCTGCGTTCGCAATCAAAGAAGGCTTACTAACTGTTGAAAAACGCGGTAAGAAGAACATCTTCTCTGGTCGCATTCTTGAAATTGAAGGTTTAGATCACTTAACGGTTGAGCAAGCGTTCGAATTATCAGACGCGTCAGCAGAGCGTTCAGCTGCAGGTTGTACCATCAACTTGTCAGAAGAGTCTGTTGCTGAGTACTTGCGTTCAAACATCACTATGTTGCGTTGGATGATCAACGAAGGCTACGGTGATTCACGTACGCTTGAGCGTCGTGCGCGTAAGATGGAAGAGTGGTTAGCGAACCCGCAATTAATGCGTGCTGATGCTGACGCCGAATACACGGCAGTGATTGAAATTGATTTGGCAGATATCAAAGAGCCAATCGTTTGTTGCCCGAACGACCCAGACGATGCGAAATTCTTAAGCGAAGTTGCTGGCGATAAAGTTGACGAAGTGTTCATTGGTTCATGTATGACCAACATCGGTCATTTCCGTGCCGCCGGTAAGTTACTTGAGAAGAACACCCAAGAGCTGAACACGCGTTTGTGGATTGCACCACCAACGAAGATGGACGAAGCGCAGTTACGTGAAGAAGGTTACTACAACATCTATGCGAACAACGGCGTACGTACTGAAATGCCAGGCTGTTCACTGTGTATGGGTAACCAAGCACGTGTCGAGGCAGGCACAACGGTGTTGTCGACTTCAACGCGTAACTTCCCGAATCGTTTAGGTGATGGTGCCAACGTGTACTTAACTTCAGCGGAATTAGCTGCGGTAGGCGCTATCTTAGGCAAATTGCCAACGCCTGCAGAGTACATGGAATACGCACAAGACATTAACGCCATGGCTGGCGAAGTTTACAAGTACTTGAACTTCGATCAGATGGACGCTTTCCGCGAGGCAGAAGCCGCCGCCAAAGCCAACATCATCCCAACCATTAACGTAGCGTAA
- a CDS encoding YajG family lipoprotein, with protein sequence MNKIKLAIVALTALVLSACAMGPQLAQPYQLTAPPAIQDNSGEYMSPYTSDGVLAEWVNNARNAEMGAAIGGMAGAYAGQKLAENIPFIGGWLGQEIGNTVGREIALEMAGGEEVIRGTSDISFNSLEELSVWMYVTHSAHPHYQDALESVMSIYPEMKTAYTQALYQASAQAGF encoded by the coding sequence ATGAATAAGATTAAACTCGCCATCGTGGCACTTACCGCCCTTGTTTTAAGCGCTTGCGCAATGGGGCCACAACTTGCTCAGCCTTACCAATTAACCGCACCTCCAGCCATTCAAGATAATAGTGGCGAATACATGAGCCCTTATACATCAGACGGCGTTCTAGCCGAATGGGTCAACAATGCCCGTAATGCAGAAATGGGGGCCGCAATTGGTGGTATGGCAGGCGCATATGCTGGGCAAAAACTTGCCGAAAACATCCCATTTATTGGTGGTTGGTTAGGTCAAGAAATTGGTAATACTGTCGGACGCGAAATCGCACTAGAAATGGCCGGTGGCGAAGAAGTTATTCGCGGTACTTCTGATATTTCATTTAATAGCCTAGAAGAGTTATCTGTGTGGATGTACGTGACCCATTCAGCGCACCCTCATTATCAAGATGCGCTGGAATCAGTCATGTCGATATACCCAGAGATGAAAACCGCATATACCCAGGCGCTGTATCAAGCGTCGGCACAAGCTGGTTTTTAA